AAGATGAGCTATTTCCTCCTGAGCTTTCTCAGTGTTGTGACGTCCGTCAAAGAAGAAGTAAGATCTTTGGTACTCACATAGCTTCGAGTGCACGTTAGCCATTCCACAACCATACGCATTGTGAGTCCCTACCCCGCAGCAAGATGAGTTGGCCACATAAAACCCTATAGAGAATCATTGAAGTTCATTATATCTTCACGTACGGTTTATGTATAGTTTGCTATCTCTTATcgtttcttttaataataacaaaataccTGCAATTTTCTCAAATGTATTAAACAATGTCTACAACAATTACTATTAGTGGTGTTGACTTACGGTAGTTATAACTCCTTGTTGTCCGACGGATAACAGCATTGTAGAAATCTAAGACGGTGAACTGAAAACCGCCGTTGGGTTTTTTAGCATACTCGTTCAATATCGGACCGATCTTCTCGTTGTGTTGTTTGGCCAAATCGTTGAGTGGCTCGTAACAGTCGTTGCCGGTTTTGTATTCTTGTCTCACGATCGGTAAGCAACCCAATGGTGCTAGCATTGGAACTGCGAATTTACTAGCTCCCAAGGAGTATAACAACTGTAAAATAAATTAACGTATACTATATAGTGAGATATATAGCACCGCATATAAATTTGTTTGTATAGACAACTTACGCCGATATCGGTTTTTAGTTTGTTCGTGACGGAGGTGACAAAAGCTTGTTGAGCAGAAGCAGTAGCAGTGGGATTGGTCTTGGTGAAGTTCAAATAATCTTCCGTACCGATGTATATCATGAACAATGATTTCTCGATGTAGTCGTCGGACCATGTTGATATCATACTTCTGAACTTGTTCACTTGTTGATTCAGTGTCATCTGGatataattaacaatatataaatCGAATGCAACTTTTCTTTTCAATTAGCTCTTAACAAATACAACATATATTTTCGACATTATTAAAAACTAAAGCTGCATACTTCAGatgttatataaaaacaaaaaaagacaaaacctaaaaggtatattatatatctcttatatataaataaatccaAATTAGTG
This region of Brassica napus cultivar Da-Ae chromosome C5, Da-Ae, whole genome shotgun sequence genomic DNA includes:
- the LOC106436687 gene encoding GDSL esterase/lipase ESM1, whose translation is MAGKFSFVSVMGALLVLTIFHDPIIVDAGQGVPEVALFTFGDSYYDAGNKAFLSKNKNPPQTLWPYGKSRDDPNGKFSDGYIVPDFIAEFMSIPNGIPPALKPGANLSRGASFAVADASILGAPAESMTLNQQVNKFRSMISTWSDDYIEKSLFMIYIGTEDYLNFTKTNPTATASAQQAFVTSVTNKLKTDIGLLYSLGASKFAVPMLAPLGCLPIVRQEYKTGNDCYEPLNDLAKQHNEKIGPILNEYAKKPNGGFQFTVLDFYNAVIRRTTRSYNYRFYVANSSCCGVGTHNAYGCGMANVHSKLCEYQRSYFFFDGRHNTEKAQEEIAHLLYGANTNVIHPMTVRELIVFPAKENMRELWEPNKPSIRRRRSSRDYLDLSAYY